A window from Streptomyces sp. NBC_00299 encodes these proteins:
- a CDS encoding ABC transporter ATP-binding protein, with amino-acid sequence MHPEHEPVRTPLAEQQEQPRQVRRILKLFRPYRGRLAVVGLLVGASSLVGVATPFLLKAILDVAIPEGRTGLLSLLALGMILSAVLTSVFGVLQTLISTTVGQRVMHDLRTAVYGRLQRMSLAFFTRTRTGEVQSRIANDIGGMQATVTSTATSLVSNLTSVVATIVAMLALDWRLTVVSLLLLPAFVWISRRVGNERKKITTQRQKQMAAMAATVTESLSVSGILLGRTMGRSDSLTDTFADESERLVDLEVRSNMAGRWRMAVITIVMAAMPAIIYWTAGMALQVGGPQVSIGTIVAFVSLQQGLFRPAVSLLSTGVQIQTSLALFQRIFEYLDLPIDITERENPARLDSVKGEVRFENVEFRYDGKSGPILEGIDLTVPAGGSLAVVGPTGAGKSTFGHLVPRLYDVTGGRVTLDGVDVRDLDFDTLARAVGVVSQETYLFHASIADNLRFAKPDATDEELQAATKAAQIHDHIAALPDGYDTVVGERGHRFSGGEKQRLAIARTILRDPPVLILDEATSALDTRTEHAVQQAIDALSANRTTVTIAHRLSTIRGADQIVVLDAGRVAERGTHEELLERDGRYAGLVRRDAQLEPTG; translated from the coding sequence ATGCACCCCGAGCACGAACCCGTCCGGACGCCACTCGCCGAACAGCAGGAACAGCCCCGGCAGGTGCGCCGCATCCTGAAGCTCTTCCGTCCCTACCGCGGCCGCCTGGCCGTCGTAGGCCTCCTCGTCGGCGCCTCGTCGCTGGTCGGCGTCGCCACGCCCTTCCTTCTCAAGGCGATCCTCGACGTCGCCATCCCCGAGGGCCGCACCGGCCTGCTCAGCCTGCTCGCGCTCGGCATGATCCTCAGTGCGGTCCTGACCAGCGTCTTCGGCGTGCTGCAGACCCTGATCTCCACGACGGTCGGCCAGCGCGTCATGCACGACCTGCGCACCGCGGTCTACGGCCGCCTCCAGCGCATGTCCCTCGCCTTCTTCACCCGCACCCGCACCGGCGAGGTCCAGTCCCGCATCGCCAACGACATCGGCGGCATGCAGGCCACCGTCACCTCCACCGCGACCTCCCTGGTCTCCAACCTGACCAGCGTGGTCGCCACGATCGTCGCGATGCTCGCCCTCGACTGGCGCCTGACCGTCGTGTCGCTGCTCCTGCTGCCGGCCTTCGTCTGGATCAGCCGCCGCGTCGGCAACGAACGCAAGAAGATCACCACCCAGCGTCAGAAGCAGATGGCCGCGATGGCCGCCACGGTCACCGAATCGCTCTCGGTCAGCGGCATCCTGCTCGGCCGCACGATGGGCCGCTCCGACTCGCTGACCGACACCTTCGCGGACGAGTCCGAGCGACTGGTCGACCTCGAGGTGAGGTCGAACATGGCCGGCCGGTGGCGCATGGCCGTCATCACCATCGTCATGGCCGCGATGCCCGCCATCATCTACTGGACCGCGGGGATGGCCCTCCAGGTCGGCGGCCCGCAGGTGTCGATCGGTACGATCGTCGCCTTCGTCTCGCTCCAGCAGGGCCTGTTCCGCCCGGCGGTCAGCCTGCTGTCCACCGGCGTCCAGATCCAGACCTCGCTCGCGCTCTTCCAGCGCATCTTCGAGTACCTCGACCTGCCCATCGACATCACCGAGCGGGAGAACCCCGCCCGCCTCGACAGCGTCAAGGGCGAGGTCCGCTTCGAGAACGTCGAGTTCCGGTACGACGGCAAGAGCGGCCCGATCCTGGAGGGCATCGACCTGACCGTCCCGGCGGGCGGCAGCCTCGCGGTCGTCGGCCCGACCGGCGCCGGGAAGTCGACGTTCGGCCACCTCGTGCCGCGGCTGTACGACGTGACGGGCGGCCGGGTCACGCTCGACGGGGTCGACGTGCGCGACCTCGATTTCGACACCCTCGCCCGCGCGGTCGGCGTCGTCTCGCAGGAGACGTACCTCTTCCATGCGTCGATCGCGGACAACCTGCGCTTCGCCAAGCCGGACGCCACCGACGAGGAACTGCAGGCGGCGACGAAGGCGGCCCAGATCCACGACCACATCGCGGCCCTGCCCGACGGCTACGACACGGTCGTCGGTGAGCGCGGTCATCGCTTCTCCGGCGGTGAGAAGCAGCGGCTGGCCATCGCCCGCACCATCCTGCGTGACCCGCCGGTCCTCATCCTCGACGAGGCGACCAGCGCCCTGGACACCCGCACCGAACACGCCGTCCAGCAGGCCATCGACGCCCTGTCCGCCAACCGCACCACGGTGACCATCGCGCACCGTCTGTCCACCATTCGGGGCGCCGACCAGATCGTGGTACTCGATGCGGGGCGTGTGGCTGAAAGGGGCACCCACGAGGAGCTGTTGGAGCGGGACGGGCGGTATGCGGGGCTGGTCCGCCGAGACGCCCAACTGGAGCCGACGGGGTGA
- the mltG gene encoding endolytic transglycosylase MltG, protein MHMNTPSRSTIRLTRRGRIALIAAGAVVAGTAVAVPLLSVGEEEAKPTTLVIPEGWRASRIYTAVDKALTLPAGTTKKSLAKLDLKLPNDADGNPEGYLFPATYPLERDGKRATPDSLLSAMVDTANKKFSGAPIAAGAQRNSMNVYQAVTIASIVQAEAATRPDMGKVARVVYNRLERGMPLQMDSTINYALNRSTLRTTEADTRIESPYNSYQRMGLPPTPIANPGEEAMRAAINPSAGDWLYFVTVRPGDTRFTADYSEHQRNVAEFNAEQKKQKQQKKQKASPQPTK, encoded by the coding sequence ATGCACATGAACACTCCGTCACGGAGCACGATTCGACTGACGCGCCGGGGCCGTATCGCCCTCATCGCCGCCGGCGCCGTCGTGGCCGGCACCGCCGTGGCGGTGCCGCTGCTGAGCGTGGGTGAGGAGGAGGCGAAGCCCACCACGCTGGTGATCCCGGAGGGCTGGCGCGCGAGCAGGATCTATACCGCCGTCGACAAGGCGCTCACCCTGCCTGCCGGGACCACGAAGAAATCGCTCGCGAAGCTCGACCTCAAACTGCCGAACGACGCCGACGGCAACCCCGAGGGCTACCTCTTCCCGGCGACGTATCCGCTGGAGCGCGACGGGAAGAGAGCGACGCCCGACTCCCTGCTGTCGGCCATGGTCGACACCGCCAACAAGAAGTTCAGCGGAGCCCCGATCGCCGCCGGCGCGCAGCGCAACTCGATGAACGTCTATCAGGCGGTCACCATCGCGAGCATCGTCCAGGCCGAGGCCGCCACCAGGCCGGACATGGGCAAGGTGGCCCGGGTCGTCTACAACCGGCTCGAACGCGGTATGCCGTTGCAGATGGACTCCACCATCAACTACGCCCTGAACCGCTCCACGCTCAGGACCACCGAGGCCGACACGCGGATCGAGAGTCCGTACAACTCGTACCAGCGCATGGGCCTGCCACCCACGCCGATCGCCAACCCGGGCGAGGAGGCGATGCGCGCAGCGATCAATCCGTCCGCGGGCGACTGGCTCTACTTCGTCACCGTCAGGCCCGGCGACACCCGCTTCACGGCCGACTACTCGGAACACCAGCGCAACGTGGCCGAGTTCAACGCCGAGCAGAAGAAGCAGAAGCAGCAGAAGAAGCAGAAGGCGAGCCCGCAGCCGACGAAGTGA
- a CDS encoding NAD(P)-binding domain-containing protein, translating to MNDAEAVNIVDVVVIGAGQAGLSSAYHLRRTGFEPERDFVVLDHSPGPGGAWQFRWPSLTYGKVHGMHALPGMELTDADPGRPSSEVIAEYFDRYERTFDLRVRRPVDVAAVREGPDGRLLVETSAGTWSTRALINATGTWDRPFWPRYPGQETFRGRQLHTAHYPGPQEFAGKRVVVVGGGASGTQHLLETARYAAATTWVTRRPPVFREGPFTEEFGRAAVALVEERVRQGLPPMSVVSVTGLPLNDAIRQGLADGTLDRQPMFDRITPDGVEWNDGRRVDADVILWATGFRAAIDHLSPLHLREPGGGIRVDGTRAVADPRIHLVGYGPSASTIGANRAGRAAVRDIRRLLAEEPVAAA from the coding sequence GTGAATGATGCCGAGGCGGTCAACATCGTCGACGTGGTCGTCATAGGCGCTGGTCAGGCCGGTCTGTCCAGCGCCTATCACCTGCGGCGCACCGGGTTCGAGCCGGAACGCGACTTCGTCGTGCTCGACCACTCCCCGGGTCCGGGCGGCGCCTGGCAGTTCCGGTGGCCGTCCCTGACGTACGGGAAGGTCCACGGGATGCACGCGCTGCCCGGCATGGAGCTGACCGACGCCGACCCCGGGCGGCCGTCGTCCGAGGTCATCGCCGAGTACTTCGACCGCTACGAGCGGACCTTCGACCTACGCGTCCGACGGCCCGTCGACGTGGCGGCCGTGCGCGAGGGGCCGGACGGGCGCCTGCTCGTCGAGACCTCGGCGGGGACCTGGTCGACGCGGGCGCTGATCAACGCGACCGGCACCTGGGACCGGCCGTTCTGGCCGCGCTATCCCGGCCAGGAGACGTTCCGGGGACGGCAGTTGCACACCGCCCACTACCCCGGTCCGCAGGAGTTCGCCGGGAAGCGGGTCGTCGTGGTGGGCGGCGGCGCCTCCGGTACCCAGCACCTGCTGGAGACAGCCCGGTACGCGGCCGCCACGACGTGGGTCACCCGGCGCCCGCCCGTGTTCCGCGAGGGTCCCTTCACCGAGGAGTTCGGCCGGGCCGCCGTCGCGCTCGTCGAGGAGCGGGTCCGGCAGGGGCTACCGCCGATGAGCGTCGTCTCGGTCACGGGGCTGCCCCTCAACGACGCCATTCGGCAGGGGCTCGCGGACGGCACCCTGGACCGGCAGCCCATGTTCGACCGGATCACGCCGGACGGCGTGGAATGGAACGACGGACGCCGCGTGGACGCCGACGTCATCCTCTGGGCGACCGGCTTCCGCGCCGCCATCGACCATCTCTCCCCCCTGCACCTGCGCGAGCCGGGCGGCGGCATCCGCGTGGACGGCACACGCGCGGTCGCCGATCCCCGCATCCACCTGGTCGGCTACGGCCCGTCCGCCAGCACGATCGGCGCCAACCGAGCCGGCCGCGCTGCCGTACGGGACATCAGGCGGTTGCTGGCGGAGGAGCCGGTGGCGGCTGCGTGA
- a CDS encoding LLM class flavin-dependent oxidoreductase has translation MTVRLHWFLPTGGDGRTLVDRHAYGSNQGGRPSGVRPPDIDYLAQIAKAAEQLGFEAVLTPTGTWCEDAWLTTVALAHHTQRLKFLVAFRPGLISPTLAAQMAATYQRVTRGRLLLNVVTGGDSAEQRRFGDHLDHDQRYARTDEFLSVVRGVWRGEPYDFHGAHYQVDGGLTALPPEPVPQLFFGGSSPAAGPVAARHADVYLTWGEPPAQVKERIDWIRSLAEREGRTVRFGIRLHTISRDSSAEAWSTADRLLDDLDADTVAAAQAELGRSESVGQRRMLALHGGSRSGLEIHPNLWAGVGLVRGGAGTALVGSHAEVADRIEEYHALGVEHFVLSGYPHLEEAYWFGEGVIPVLASRGLIGDIADVPAAASEAVAGVPLLVAGGR, from the coding sequence ATGACCGTACGTCTCCACTGGTTCCTGCCGACGGGCGGCGACGGCCGCACCCTCGTCGACCGGCACGCCTACGGGTCCAACCAGGGCGGGCGGCCGAGCGGGGTGCGCCCGCCGGACATCGACTACCTGGCCCAGATCGCCAAGGCCGCCGAGCAGTTGGGCTTCGAGGCGGTCCTCACGCCGACCGGCACCTGGTGCGAGGACGCCTGGCTGACCACGGTGGCCCTGGCGCACCACACCCAACGCCTCAAGTTCCTGGTGGCGTTCCGGCCGGGCCTGATCTCGCCGACGCTCGCCGCCCAGATGGCGGCGACCTACCAGCGCGTCACGCGCGGGCGGCTGCTGCTCAACGTCGTCACCGGCGGCGACTCGGCCGAGCAGCGCCGCTTCGGCGACCACCTCGACCACGATCAGCGCTATGCCCGCACGGACGAGTTCCTGTCCGTCGTACGCGGGGTGTGGCGCGGTGAGCCGTACGACTTCCACGGCGCCCACTACCAGGTCGACGGCGGGCTGACCGCACTGCCGCCGGAGCCGGTGCCGCAGCTGTTCTTCGGGGGTTCCTCCCCGGCGGCCGGGCCGGTCGCGGCGCGGCATGCGGACGTCTACCTGACCTGGGGCGAACCGCCGGCCCAGGTGAAGGAGAGGATCGACTGGATCCGCTCGCTCGCCGAGCGGGAGGGGCGCACGGTCCGGTTCGGGATACGGCTGCACACCATCTCACGCGACTCGTCGGCGGAGGCCTGGTCCACCGCCGACCGGCTGCTCGACGACCTCGACGCGGACACGGTCGCTGCCGCGCAGGCGGAACTCGGCCGCAGCGAGTCGGTGGGCCAGCGGCGCATGCTCGCCCTGCACGGCGGTTCCCGCTCCGGCCTGGAGATCCACCCGAACCTCTGGGCGGGCGTCGGACTCGTCCGGGGTGGCGCGGGGACGGCGCTGGTCGGCAGCCATGCCGAGGTCGCGGATCGGATCGAGGAGTACCACGCGCTGGGGGTCGAGCACTTCGTGCTGTCCGGGTATCCGCATCTGGAGGAAGCGTACTGGTTCGGGGAGGGGGTGATTCCCGTACTGGCGTCGCGCGGGCTGATCGGCGATATCGCCGATGTCCCCGCTGCGGCCTCGGAGGCCGTGGCCGGGGTTCCGCTGCTGGTCGCGGGCGGGCGCTGA
- a CDS encoding ABC transporter substrate-binding protein encodes MRRRLVPAALLLPLALLLTACGGNSSAGTGSDTDGRGSLTLNVGDQKGGSEAILRAAGELENLDYTIKWSTFSSGPPLLEAVNAGAVDIGGVGNTPPVFAAGAGSKIKVVAAWHGTSKGDTILVPNDSKLSGTAQLKGKSVAVAQGSSAHYQLVASLKKTGLSLNDVKVKYLQPADALAAFTSGKVDAWAVWDPYTSQVLKAKQGHVLTTGDGITNGLTFQVAAPSALQDKKKAAAVKDYLERLRRAQQWVYSHEDDWAKVWAKDTGLPEDVALAAVKRTYTTRVAVAVDKPLIASEQEIVDTFADLKLIPNKVDFGGFTDTRFNGDLPPSTAAPRPSEGS; translated from the coding sequence ATGCGACGACGTCTCGTCCCCGCCGCGCTTCTCCTCCCCCTCGCGCTCCTGCTCACGGCCTGCGGCGGGAACTCGTCCGCCGGCACGGGGTCCGACACCGACGGCCGGGGCTCCCTCACCCTCAACGTCGGTGACCAGAAGGGTGGTTCGGAGGCGATCCTGCGCGCCGCCGGAGAGCTCGAGAACCTCGACTACACGATCAAGTGGTCCACCTTCAGCTCCGGCCCGCCGCTTCTGGAGGCCGTCAACGCGGGGGCCGTCGACATAGGCGGTGTCGGCAACACGCCGCCCGTCTTCGCGGCCGGCGCGGGCTCGAAGATCAAGGTGGTGGCCGCCTGGCACGGCACGTCCAAGGGCGACACCATCCTCGTCCCGAACGACTCCAAGCTGTCCGGGACCGCACAGCTCAAGGGCAAGTCGGTCGCCGTGGCCCAGGGTTCCTCCGCCCACTACCAACTGGTCGCCTCCCTCAAGAAGACCGGGCTGAGCCTGAACGACGTGAAGGTCAAGTACCTCCAGCCGGCCGACGCGCTGGCCGCGTTCACCTCCGGCAAGGTCGACGCGTGGGCGGTGTGGGACCCGTACACCTCCCAGGTGCTCAAGGCGAAGCAGGGCCATGTCCTGACCACCGGCGACGGCATCACCAACGGTCTGACCTTCCAGGTGGCGGCGCCGAGCGCGCTGCAGGACAAGAAGAAGGCCGCCGCCGTCAAGGACTACCTGGAGCGGCTGCGGCGCGCCCAGCAGTGGGTGTACTCGCACGAGGACGACTGGGCGAAGGTCTGGGCGAAGGACACCGGGCTGCCCGAGGACGTGGCGCTAGCCGCGGTGAAGCGGACGTACACCACCCGGGTCGCGGTGGCCGTCGACAAGCCGCTCATCGCCTCCGAGCAGGAGATCGTCGACACCTTCGCCGATCTGAAGCTCATCCCGAACAAGGTCGACTTCGGCGGCTTCACCGACACCCGCTTCAACGGTGACCTCCCGCCGTCGACCGCCGCGCCCCGTCCCTCGGAAGGCTCGTGA
- a CDS encoding ABC transporter ATP-binding protein encodes MATDVHRPVSPEATEAVPTTRAAQAGQAVLVAAQAVQAVHVEGLTRSFDGRAVIDRLRLDVRPGEFVALLGRSGCGKSTLLRILAGLDRDIEGTVLVPRRKAVAFQSPRLMPWKKVWRNVLLGLPGKPGRAVAEQALKEVGLDHRTDAWPKTLSGGEAQRASLARALVREPDLLLLDEPFGALDALTRIKAQRLVGELWQRRGCAVLLVTHDVEEAVLLADRVLVMDDGVIAHEQRIDLDRPRDIADPRFAELRAGLLERLGVDTAAEAA; translated from the coding sequence ATGGCGACCGACGTTCACCGGCCGGTGAGCCCCGAGGCCACCGAGGCCGTGCCGACCACCCGCGCCGCCCAGGCCGGCCAGGCCGTCCTTGTCGCCGCACAAGCCGTCCAAGCCGTGCACGTCGAGGGGCTGACCCGCTCCTTCGACGGGCGAGCCGTCATCGACCGGCTCCGCCTGGACGTCCGCCCCGGCGAGTTCGTCGCGCTCCTGGGCCGCAGCGGCTGCGGCAAGTCCACGCTGCTGCGCATCCTCGCCGGCCTCGACCGCGACATCGAGGGCACCGTCCTGGTACCGCGCCGCAAGGCCGTCGCGTTCCAGTCGCCGCGGCTGATGCCCTGGAAGAAGGTGTGGCGCAACGTGCTGCTCGGCCTGCCGGGCAAGCCCGGTCGTGCCGTCGCCGAGCAGGCGCTCAAGGAAGTCGGCCTGGACCACCGTACGGACGCCTGGCCCAAGACTCTCTCCGGCGGCGAGGCCCAACGGGCCTCTCTCGCCCGGGCGTTGGTCCGGGAGCCGGATCTTTTGCTGCTCGACGAGCCGTTCGGTGCGCTCGACGCGCTCACCCGGATCAAGGCCCAGCGCCTGGTGGGCGAGTTGTGGCAGCGGCGCGGCTGCGCGGTGCTGCTCGTCACGCACGACGTGGAGGAGGCCGTCCTCCTCGCCGACCGCGTGCTCGTGATGGACGACGGGGTGATCGCGCACGAACAGCGCATCGACCTCGACCGGCCCCGCGACATCGCAGACCCCCGGTTCGCGGAACTGCGCGCCGGACTCCTGGAGCGGCTCGGCGTCGACACCGCCGCCGAAGCCGCCTGA
- a CDS encoding ABC transporter permease yields the protein MSISHAPPDSVESDISDIADPLGVTAGPSPDLVPLVPTSARRTRVPRWLRRTTGPLLLLALWQLLSSTGVLTADVLASPGRIAQVGGDLIADGSLTSAMGTSLQRVALGLLLGTVVGTGLALLSGLFRIGEDLVDAPVQMLRTVPFVGLIPLFIIWFGIGEAPKVAIITLGVTFPLYLNVYAGIRGVDAQLIEAGESLGLSRWGLVRHVVLPGALPGALTGLRYSLGIAWLALVFAEQVNADSGIGFLMVQARDFLRTDVIVVCLIVYAFLGLLADFIVRSLERLLLQWRPTFTGR from the coding sequence ATGAGCATCAGCCATGCCCCGCCCGATTCGGTTGAATCCGATATTTCTGATATAGCCGATCCACTCGGCGTCACTGCGGGCCCCTCTCCCGACCTCGTCCCACTCGTCCCCACCTCCGCCCGCCGCACCCGCGTGCCCCGCTGGCTGCGTCGCACCACCGGACCGCTGCTGCTGCTCGCCCTTTGGCAACTCCTCAGCAGCACCGGTGTGCTGACGGCGGACGTGCTCGCCTCGCCCGGCCGGATCGCGCAGGTCGGGGGTGACCTGATCGCCGACGGCTCGCTGACGTCCGCCATGGGCACCTCGCTGCAGCGCGTCGCGCTCGGGCTGCTGCTCGGCACGGTCGTCGGCACCGGACTCGCCCTGTTGTCCGGGCTGTTCCGGATCGGTGAGGACCTCGTCGACGCGCCCGTGCAGATGCTGCGGACGGTGCCCTTCGTCGGGCTCATCCCGCTGTTCATCATCTGGTTCGGCATCGGCGAGGCCCCCAAGGTCGCCATCATCACGCTCGGCGTGACGTTCCCGCTCTACCTCAATGTGTACGCCGGAATCCGCGGCGTGGACGCCCAGTTGATCGAGGCCGGGGAGTCCCTCGGCTTGTCCAGGTGGGGGCTCGTACGGCACGTCGTGCTGCCCGGCGCGCTGCCGGGCGCCCTGACCGGCCTGCGCTACTCGCTCGGCATCGCCTGGCTCGCTCTCGTCTTCGCCGAGCAGGTCAACGCCGACTCCGGCATCGGGTTCCTCATGGTGCAGGCACGGGACTTCCTGCGGACCGACGTGATCGTGGTCTGCCTGATCGTCTACGCCTTCCTCGGCCTGCTCGCCGACTTCATCGTCCGCTCCCTCGAAAGGCTGCTGCTGCAATGGCGACCGACGTTCACCGGCCGGTGA
- a CDS encoding putative leader peptide, whose protein sequence is MLRSALLTTRGHIDLLRVASAACRRGC, encoded by the coding sequence ATGTTGCGTTCAGCCCTGCTCACCACGCGCGGTCACATCGACCTGCTGCGGGTGGCCTCCGCCGCGTGTCGCCGCGGCTGCTGA
- a CDS encoding secondary thiamine-phosphate synthase enzyme YjbQ — translation MSDAFTTRVVNVASGSSERVVDVTRECEAFLRDVAQGRDGLLNVFVPHATAGIAVIETGAGSDDDLLAALHTLLPADDRWQHRHGSPGHGRDHVLPAIVPPHATLPVLNGQLELGTWQSVCLVDTNKDNPNRQIRLSFLG, via the coding sequence ATGTCAGACGCCTTCACCACCCGAGTTGTGAACGTGGCCTCCGGCTCCTCGGAGCGGGTCGTGGATGTCACCCGCGAATGCGAGGCCTTCCTGCGGGACGTGGCCCAGGGACGCGACGGTCTGCTGAACGTCTTCGTGCCGCACGCCACGGCCGGCATCGCGGTCATCGAGACGGGTGCCGGCAGTGACGACGACCTCCTGGCCGCCCTGCACACCCTGCTCCCCGCCGACGACCGCTGGCAGCACCGCCACGGCAGTCCCGGCCACGGCCGCGACCACGTCCTCCCGGCCATCGTCCCGCCGCACGCGACGCTGCCTGTGCTGAACGGGCAGCTGGAGCTCGGGACGTGGCAGTCGGTGTGCCTCGTGGACACCAACAAAGACAATCCCAACCGTCAGATTCGACTGAGCTTCCTGGGCTGA
- a CDS encoding integrase — MRGTDLNTIERPYDGCGKCLIGVRRLSRMKLPTSSPVRQREDALTAAASVGGHIIGWADDWEVSGATDPMTRPKLGPWLRDERGPYDALVAQPWTGSAATSWTA, encoded by the coding sequence TTGCGCGGTACGGACCTGAACACGATCGAACGCCCCTACGATGGATGCGGGAAGTGCCTGATCGGCGTGCGACGGCTGTCGCGGATGAAACTCCCCACGTCGTCGCCGGTGCGGCAACGCGAGGACGCGCTGACCGCCGCCGCCTCTGTCGGGGGTCACATCATCGGCTGGGCCGACGACTGGGAGGTGTCGGGCGCCACCGACCCGATGACCCGGCCGAAACTGGGCCCGTGGCTTCGCGATGAGAGGGGTCCGTACGACGCGTTGGTGGCGCAGCCGTGGACCGGCTCGGCCGCAACGTCGTGGACTGCCTGA
- a CDS encoding recombinase family protein, producing the protein MDRLGRNVVDCLNTGYKMRDEGKLLVTYGHDGPWDLDDQVDENRFTMEAWGAQMELRAIQRRNRSATEKTRAAGRPKGKPSYGFQYVRTAMGGKIDHVVPHAHASTVIRTVARRILADPENVTPSSEAARLSRAGEPSPADHLAVMYGKPAGGRPW; encoded by the coding sequence GTGGACCGGCTCGGCCGCAACGTCGTGGACTGCCTGAACACCGGCTACAAGATGCGTGACGAGGGGAAGCTGCTCGTCACCTACGGGCATGACGGTCCGTGGGATCTGGATGACCAGGTCGACGAGAACCGCTTCACTATGGAGGCATGGGGCGCGCAGATGGAACTGCGGGCCATCCAGCGCCGAAACCGCAGCGCTACGGAGAAGACGCGGGCAGCGGGACGCCCGAAGGGGAAGCCTTCCTACGGGTTCCAGTACGTGCGGACCGCCATGGGCGGCAAGATCGATCACGTTGTCCCGCATGCGCACGCCTCGACTGTCATCCGTACTGTCGCCCGTCGGATCCTGGCTGATCCCGAGAACGTCACACCCAGCAGTGAGGCAGCCCGCCTGAGCCGGGCCGGAGAGCCGTCACCCGCTGACCACTTGGCCGTCATGTACGGCAAGCCGGCAGGCGGTCGCCCCTGGTAG